In a genomic window of Diabrotica undecimpunctata isolate CICGRU chromosome 2, icDiaUnde3, whole genome shotgun sequence:
- the Dnali1 gene encoding 33 kDa inner dynein arm light chain, axonemal, whose protein sequence is MATERIIPSPNTLVKYDNPVLVSKHEAKPGPSGEDVGRRATLTADVKRETEEILNTILPPKEWEEEGQMWRQCVSTTPATRLDVVNLQEQLDMRLQQRQARETGICPVRRELYTQCFDEIIRQVTINCAERGLLLLRVRDEMRMTIEAYQALYCSSVAFGMRKALQAEQGKSDLFEDVETLKKEKQDLENQITELKQRAEQADRRAAETRLAEERKHTEEIAFLKKTNQQLKTQLEGILAPKK, encoded by the exons ATGGCCACTGAAAGAATAATTCCCTCACCAAATACTTTGGTCAAATATGATAACCCAGTTTTAGTGTCTAAACATGAAGCTAAGCCGGGACCGTCTGGA GAAGATGTAGGTAGAAGAGCGACCTTAACGGCAGATGTAAAACGAGAAACTGAAGAGATTCTAAATACGATCCTGCCACCAAAGGAATGGGAAGAAGAAGGTCAAATGTGGAGACAATGTGTCTCGACAACTCCAGCCACAAGACTGGATGTAGTGAATTTACAAGAGCAACTAGATATGAGATTGCAACAAAGACAG GCTAGAGAAACAGGTATTTGTCCCGTGAGAAGGGAATTATATACACAATGTTTTGACGAGATTATCAGACAAGTAACGATCAATTGCGCAGAACGAGGATTATTGTTATTAAGAGTAAGGGACGAAATGCGTATGACCATAGAAGCTTATCAAGCTTTATATTGTAGCAGTGTAGCATTTG gtatgAGAAAGGCACTACAAGCGGAGCAAGGCAAGTCAGATCTCTTCGAAGACGTGGAAACTttaaagaaggaaaaacaagattTAGAGAATCAAATTACAGAACTAAAACAACGTGCCGAACAGGCCGACAGACGAGCAGCTGAAACTAGGTTAGCTGAAGAAAGGAAACATACGGAAGAAATAGCCTTTTTGAAGAAGACTAATCAACAACTTAag